In a genomic window of Pseudomonas mohnii:
- a CDS encoding GreA/GreB family elongation factor, producing the protein MNKQTVHQLILDKLRIDLDIAERAAQTAYETATHEENIAENKYDTLGLEASYLAAGQAKRVEEIRQSLALCQNLILRSYDEQRGIEVGALLGLEDEKGREQWLFLAPDAAGLKVDLVGQLITVITPRSPLGKSLLGKFKGDEVEILVAGTRQQFAVTEAV; encoded by the coding sequence ATGAACAAACAAACTGTCCACCAACTGATTCTCGACAAGTTGCGCATCGATCTCGACATCGCGGAACGCGCCGCGCAGACCGCATACGAAACCGCGACCCATGAAGAAAACATCGCCGAGAACAAGTACGACACACTGGGACTGGAGGCGTCCTATCTGGCTGCCGGCCAGGCCAAACGGGTCGAGGAGATCAGGCAGTCACTGGCACTTTGCCAGAACCTGATACTGCGTTCTTATGATGAGCAGCGCGGGATCGAGGTCGGCGCACTGCTCGGCCTTGAAGACGAAAAGGGTCGCGAGCAATGGCTGTTTCTGGCACCTGATGCGGCAGGCCTGAAGGTCGATCTGGTGGGGCAACTGATCACGGTCATCACCCCGCGCTCGCCGCTGGGCAAAAGCCTGCTGGGCAAGTTCAAGGGCGATGAAGTGGAGATTCTGGTGGCGGGTACTCGGCAACAGTTTGCTGTCACCGAAGCGGTCTAG